The following are encoded together in the Robertmurraya sp. FSL R5-0851 genome:
- a CDS encoding CPBP family glutamic-type intramembrane protease: MSIFYWMVLLFLMAYEPVYGYFDYQKFKRRVAQYPLERVKYYKKVMLGLWIPTVLILTITAFGPLNFQDIGFKGITINTSTLGPWVTYCSFGLAGIYLVSLIYYLVGSKVSIKMRADIAELKKREHEKIAFKDILPHSKEDKRVWTYVSWTAGITEEIIYRGFLIFALFQLFPGLSIWPVLIFSSLIFGLAHTYQGILNVIKTSLIGLFFAILYIGLDSIVPLIILHFLIDYVGKIGDDGE, encoded by the coding sequence TTGAGTATTTTCTATTGGATGGTCCTTCTATTTCTCATGGCGTACGAACCCGTCTATGGTTATTTTGATTATCAGAAATTTAAACGGAGAGTCGCACAATATCCATTGGAGAGAGTGAAGTATTATAAGAAGGTTATGCTCGGACTATGGATTCCGACCGTTCTGATCCTAACAATAACAGCATTTGGTCCTTTGAACTTCCAAGACATCGGCTTTAAAGGAATCACCATTAATACATCAACTTTAGGACCTTGGGTCACGTATTGTTCTTTCGGATTAGCGGGGATTTATCTGGTTAGTCTCATATATTATTTAGTAGGTTCAAAGGTTAGTATTAAAATGAGAGCCGACATTGCCGAGCTAAAGAAAAGAGAGCATGAGAAAATCGCGTTCAAAGATATTTTGCCACATTCGAAAGAAGACAAACGTGTATGGACGTATGTGTCTTGGACAGCGGGAATCACGGAAGAAATCATTTACCGAGGCTTTCTAATTTTTGCCCTTTTTCAGCTATTTCCGGGTCTTTCCATTTGGCCCGTGTTGATCTTTTCCTCCTTGATATTTGGTTTGGCCCACACATACCAAGGAATTTTGAATGTCATTAAAACTTCATTGATTGGTTTGTTTTTCGCCATTTTATATATCGGATTAGACTCGATTGTCCCCCTCATAATTTTGCACTTTTTAATCGATTATGTTGGAAAGATCGGTGATGATGGGGAATGA
- a CDS encoding MarR family transcriptional regulator, whose protein sequence is MDLKQILIEANRFSEDIKFVFINEYKKLLDENELSQKQSLVLSIIEKKQQLTMNEVAEIINGTPSAASQFIQKLENKQYVKREVNKENRRVVFVLLDEKGEAFFNEMTAIDERVLEKYFLQLPEEDIIKYHEILKKLHQIVVRGGGG, encoded by the coding sequence ATGGACCTAAAGCAAATTCTCATTGAAGCCAATCGTTTTTCTGAAGACATCAAATTTGTTTTTATCAACGAATACAAAAAGCTACTAGACGAAAATGAGTTATCCCAGAAACAATCTCTCGTTCTAAGCATAATAGAGAAAAAACAACAATTGACGATGAATGAAGTAGCAGAAATCATCAATGGAACCCCAAGTGCAGCCAGCCAGTTCATTCAAAAGTTGGAGAATAAGCAGTACGTGAAACGAGAGGTGAACAAGGAAAATCGCAGAGTGGTGTTCGTGTTACTTGATGAAAAGGGAGAGGCCTTTTTTAACGAAATGACTGCGATTGATGAAAGGGTGTTAGAAAAATACTTTCTGCAGCTTCCAGAAGAGGATATTATCAAGTATCACGAAATTTTGAAAAAGCTTCACCAAATCGTAGTGAGAGGAGGGGGAGGGTAA
- a CDS encoding GNAT family N-acetyltransferase, translating to MAISIHSTFNRGELAYWVGKPYWGQGYGTEAAKALLRYGFEVLQLNRIYAQSFTTNPGSWRIMEKIGLKYEGTLRQHASRFGEYYDLAQYGILKEEFN from the coding sequence ATGGCCATCAGCATCCATTCTACCTTTAACCGCGGGGAGCTTGCGTATTGGGTCGGAAAGCCTTATTGGGGACAAGGCTACGGAACCGAAGCCGCGAAGGCGCTTCTCCGATATGGATTTGAAGTACTCCAACTCAATCGAATTTATGCGCAAAGTTTTACCACCAACCCAGGATCGTGGAGAATCATGGAGAAAATCGGTCTCAAATACGAAGGAACCTTGAGACAGCATGCATCCCGCTTTGGCGAGTACTATGATTTGGCTCAATACGGCATCCTTAAAGAAGAATTCAATTAA
- a CDS encoding GNAT family N-acetyltransferase, with translation MTLSTERLILRKLEATDAERIEELAGDFEVAKTTLNIPHPYPKGSALAFIHSVIESECKGKLVTYALTKKRNLRANRTDGHQHPFYL, from the coding sequence ATGACGCTTTCAACCGAAAGATTAATCCTGAGAAAGCTAGAAGCAACCGATGCCGAACGCATTGAAGAATTAGCAGGAGACTTCGAGGTGGCGAAAACGACACTGAATATTCCGCATCCCTATCCAAAGGGATCAGCCTTGGCATTTATACATAGTGTAATAGAATCTGAGTGCAAGGGGAAATTGGTCACATACGCGCTCACAAAAAAAAGAAACCTACGAGCTAATCGGACTGATGGCCATCAGCATCCATTCTACCTTTAA